The following proteins are co-located in the Besnoitia besnoiti strain Bb-Ger1 chromosome Unknown contig00007, whole genome shotgun sequence genome:
- a CDS encoding uncharacterized protein (encoded by transcript BESB_073690) gives MPACQFVIGSCGEHQKEGRSVISNQRIRSLPRGGTGTEQGDTETSQGVAFARDLERDLKRESWTLDADERRNAAECCGSPSPLMKLSRLSSAAPSSDERSHAHLLQEASEPPLREERLREDRQATQSRKEGVHREERGACLQGLPLECHTASPGVSPRMRLSTGSPHGTNGVECRRPSADGVSASTSHDGRAPERQPASAHNESGGERPLDTCAHRCSTSEGSSVGSCLGDDSSDLREKTSAECCGGAEAPDGVPCAPTSPPQSIGSASTKGSSPEVVSAACRSCGPGRELTASSAVDSESSFSRERCSLSPELCPQVPLSPSKEGESSSASLSAGDDSFPQSILLPSVSCPVESAASVCGGTTRASALDVSGVSESQSPLEGDPPPLRRRWVSFDLLDSDSDYLDPDEEDAEQRELERLAAAAAAEAARLARQSKSRGGSRSSSYLRGSNRATEQNAAFLGLPLKTAGLALHEGAEGEIRDEGGFLQAAQARQGPGKGVEAGLDYSPFLSDRHHAAAFAHAGKRARVLYETSNGVYGHDGKLPEGGERLERGDISLGSEGFEFFRNAATLFLLHGREDVRFVDEQGEKAANGVEAKTREDDEDGWVVAGRKRKPVSDNGGCRRSSGRPEGKGKSRREDRPPVRWVAWLDPCSSSGGAKTEPATLAAGQALPPAPPCRSPRPGSQTPSESAGNPAREGSGEALSGSSREDAQPASSAGQGAKDAAECGPQTSSSPGEARSDEKCPSTGGGQGPADGGASAAGVPWSKQLQEEYEQCLERVAKLSSWSAVTPFLAWWLPASAIRGNLHNLCLFKNPVKPLWEHPDNIRGGHFALRRFATKATVQEMFHLLATTVLRDEHVVPVRHCNGIVLCVRQHWRKHKIEFWTASLDSGIVSQQESLLRRLLTELPEGSGLGVELEFVSHRELVQRNHMKVMRARGKLPRTAGGGTPTEPVAGVSPVAPNWSGVCAQKPLLPRSAVDLPAPPPLLPEGPPCLPSTKTNKAFPGEHRAAKGKHGAEKREADGDCRAAGSDKLGDSAASAKKQTSRDGATTSACGAEKKGSGYAPLQPAPWQGSLADDTARKRGGEDARRRGERVRDEDVRFSEHDAQHGAGSEAELGAEVCAPGTLAACGSGDRGGAPLLRCPDSLGEGEFLSLLKDGRNEVFEGAAAQASAYDPHEGRADRGGGMADPAGPQLRGDVAAANCGSALWSGQDGTMPRRTRGPRGESTKTGDLPALMQAPPPLLPGEPIPFPGRPSWWQTGQSSAPFTHLAGNEFGGDDASLRGPELCESATGFGFDEADPSAGGGRPSSGGAGSGGTEPLCPHVSHAPLQRGEGGSSPGSMAAKTASSNPSSTSPLLRPGGGGYPRHAPLHLGGRRLPAGTSLTAAGQVWPRGAPHATYNSGRGVLPRAGEEDSVFASRSVGASAMGRRNGAAGGDSALSSGPHSEPLGGYGPSAGAASLRGGAVSAFSGAGNPSRGGDRPFVSGSSQLPRDGSGGAAKSLAAPSHVANRRGSHASRNGVARLSQRRNSRGEDQEDVPSMPSPAGGATPRGPSWRTMFGPNEEEQRRRLATQMVSRISVKSIPDYFSMQLAANLRGASFGSAAAIQAVAGGSSALPASSAPLGAGFLSVNPAEGSTGPLPAHGIDAFNVSSYGIAAGESSGGERNDVSGARDETASQDPAQHPLSAIFGGGSIPCGAFPPVIPPRLLASPSVGRAVASVLQAQLPPVSPVMQVAQRHLGLISPGIEPHFLGHVAAGLEVGLTKRSRPTGACGGSPTARSGVDGSLQDLYLPPLAAHPALDAATPVPSPTSAALASPKAAKGGEREEGRQEDALSLASAEQAFASRRPFAFNPQAAVFRPSWVPEVGRSDRQEEEPRRRESHEKVSAREGSAAKYDAEKDARAHTSQENGEHSAHSRARPAKTSCQAKVREGGKPALAPAPNAVPAAAPGTKLTECAGGVAAGSEVFADSEDGRV, from the exons ATGCCGGCGTGTCAGTTTGTAATTGGATCGTGCGGCGAGCACCAAAAGGAAGGGCGGTCTGTGATATCCAACCAGAGAATCAGGAGCTTGCCCAGGGGGGGAACTGGGACGGAGCAAGGTGATACAGAAACGTCGCAGGGAGTCGCTTTTGCGAGAGATCTTGAGAGGGATTTGAAAAGGGAAAGTTGGACTCTTGATGCGGATGAGCGACGAAATGCCGCGGAATGCTGCGGTTCTCCGTCGCCGTTGATGAAGCTGTCTCGTTTGTCTTCGGCAGCACCGTCTTCTGATGAGCGTAGCCACGCGCACTTGTTACAGGAGGCCTCTGAACCTCCGCTTCGTGAGGAGCGACTACGGGAGGATCGACAGGCGACTCAGAGCAGAAAGGAAGGCGTGCACCGAGAAGAAAGGGGGGCGTGTTTGCAGGGACTTCCCCTCGAATGTCACACGGCGAGTCccggcgtctctccgcggatGCGCCTGTCCACTGGTAGTCCGCACGGAACGAATGGAGTCGAGTGCCGGAGGCCGAGCGCAGAtggcgtctctgcctctaCGTCGCACGACGGGAGGGCCCCAGAAAGGcagcctgcgtctgcgcacaatgaaagcggcggagagcgcccGTTGGATACGTGCGCTCACCGCTGCTCGACGTCTGAAGGCTCTTCCGTTGGCTCGTGCCTCGGCGACGACAGCAGTGACCTACGGGAAAAGACTTCCGCAGAATGCTGCGGAGGTGCTGAGGCTCCCGATGGCGTCCCTTGTGCCCCTACCAGCCCGCCGCAGTCAATCGGTTCGGCGTCAACCAAGGGAAGTTCGCCAGAAGTCGTTTCTGCGGCTTGCCGATCTTGCGGCCCAGGCCGAGAGTTGACGGCATCCTCTGCAGTGGATTCAGAGTCGTCGTTTTCGCGGGAGCGCTGCTCGTTGTCGCCGGAGCTCTGCCCGCAGGTGCCGTTGTCTCCCAGCAAAGAGGGTGAATCCAGCTCGGCGTCTTTGTCGGCCGGAGACGACTCATTCCCCCAGTCCATTCTTCTTCCCTCGGTGTCGTGTCCTGTAgagtcggcggcgtctgTATGTGGCGGAACGACTCGGGCTTCTGCGCTTGATGTGTCGGGGGTCAGTGAGAGCCAGAGCCCTCTGGAAGGGGATccaccgccgctgcgccggcgctgggTCTCTTTCGATCTGTTGGACTCAGATTCAGATTACCTCGACCCtgatgaagaagacgcggagcaACGCGAactcgagcgcctcgccgcagcggccgcggccgaggcagcgcgcctcgctcgtcaGAGCAAGAGCCGGGGAGGCTCGCGCTCGTCGAGTTACCTCCGCGGCTCCAATCGCGCGACCGAGCAAAACGCTGCATTTTTAGG GCTGCCGCTGAAGACTGCCGGTCTGGCTCTGCacgagggcgcggaaggTGAGATCAGGGACGAAGGGGGCTTTCTGCAAGCAGCGCAAGCGCGTCAGGGGCCCGGTAAAGGAGTTGAAGCCGGACTCGATTACTCGCCGTTTTTATCAGATCGTCATCATGCGGCTGCGTTTGCACACGCGGGCAAACGAGCGCGCGTCCTTTACGAGACCTCTAACGGGGTTTATGGACACGATGGAAAGCTGCCGGAAGGCGGGGAGCGTCTGGAGAGGGGCGACATCTCTCTCGGCTCTGAAGGATTCGAATTCTTCAGAAATGCTGCCACGCTATTTTTGCTCCACGGCCGTGAAGACGTCCGCTTCGTTGACGAGCAAGGAGAAAAGGCCGCAAACGGAGTGGAGGCAAAAACTagggaagacgacgaagacggaTGGGTCGTCGCAGGCAGGAAGCGGAAACCTGTATCAGATAATGGTGGGTGTCGACGGAGTTCAGGACGCCCAGAGGGGAAGGGGAagtcgaggcgcgaggaCCGGCCGCCTGTCAGATGGGTCGCCTG GCTGGATccatgcagcagcagcggcggggcGAAGACAGAACCAGCAACCCTTGCGGCTGGTCAAGCGCTtcccccggcgccgccttgcCGATCTCCCAGGCCGGgttcgcagacgccgagcgagTCAGCGGGCAACCCTGCAAGGGAAGGCTCCGGGGAGGCACTCAGCGGCTCATCTCGTGAGGATGCCCAGCCGGCGTCGTCAGCCGGTCAGGGCGCGAAAGATGCGGCTGAGTGCGGCCCGCAGACGAGTAGCAGTccaggagaggcgcggagcgacgaGAAGTGTCCTTCGACCGGGGGCGGTCAGGGCCCAGCCGACGGGGGAGCCAGTGCGGCGGGGGTGCCTTGGAGCAAGCAGCTGCAAGAAGAGTATGAACAGTGCCTCGAGAGAGTCG CGAAGTTGTCGTCTTGGTCCGCAGTGAcccccttcctcgcctggtggctgcccgcgagcgccatCCGCGGAAACCTCCATAACCTCTGTCTTTTTAAGAATCCAGTGAAGCCGCTCTGGGAGCATCCGGATAATATTCGAGGAGGACACTTTGCCCTTCGGCGCTTTGCAACCAAAGCGACAGTACAG GAAATGTTTCATCTGCTCGCGACCACCGTCTTGCGAGACGAGCACGTCGTCCCCGTCCGGCACTGCAACGGCATCGTGCTTTGCGTCAGGCAGCATTGGCGGAAGCACAAGATCGAG TTTTGGACAGCGTCCCTCGACAGTGGAATCGTCTCGCAGCAGGAAAGCCTTCTACGGCGCCTTCTGACTGAGTTGCCAGAAGGCTCAGGTCTCGGCGTCGAGCTGGAGTTCGTGTCTCACCGAGAGCTTGTGCAGAGGAACCACATGAAG GTGATGCGAGCGCGAGGGAAGCTTCCGCGgacggcgggggggggaacGCCAACAGAACCTGTTGCGGGCGTCTCTCCTGTCGCGCCGAACTGGagcggcgtgtgcgcgcaGAAACCCCTTCTGCCTCGTTCTGCGGTGGACCTTCCAGCTCCTCCTCCCTTGTTGCCAGAGGGCCCTCCGTGTCTTCCATCCACGAAAACCAACAAGGCATTCCCCGGGGAACACCGGGCTGCGAAAGGCAAGCACGGCGCCGAGAAGCGGGAGGCGGACGGAGACTGTCGGGCGGCGGGGAGTGACAAACTCGGCGATTCCGCGGCATCTGCAAAAAAGCAGACCTCGCGGGACGGCGCAACGACGAGTGCATGCGGCGCTGAAAAGAAAGGCTCGGGCTACGCGCccctgcagccggcgccgtGGCAGGGTTCGTTGGCAGATGACACTGCGCGCAAGAGGGGCGGGGAGGATGCCAGGAGACGCGGGGAAAGGGTTAGAGACGAAGACGTGCGCTTCTCGGAACATGATGCCCAGCACGGCGCTGGCAGCGAGGCAGAACTGGGGGCCGAGGTCTGTGCCCCTGGCACGCTTGCGGCCTGTGGTTCAGGTGACCGCGGAGGGGCTCCTCTCTTGCGGTGTCCCGACTCCCTTGGGGAGGGGGAGTTCTTGTCGCTCTTGAAGGATGGAAGAAACGAGGTTTTcgagggcgcagctgcgcaggcgtccgcGTATGACCCCCACGAGGGGCGGGccgaccgcggcggggggaTGGCAGATCCTGCAGGCCCTCAGTTGCGAGGGGACGTCGCGGCAGCGAACTGCGGGAGCGCTTTGTGGAGCGGACAGGACGGCACGATGCCTCGCCGAACCCGGGGGCCCCGGGGCGAGAGTACGAAGACCGGAGACCTGCCTGCGCTcatgcaggcgcctccgccgcttcttccggGCGAACCGATTCCCTTTCCGGGGCGGCCATCGTGGTGGCAGACAGGCCAGAGTTCTGCGCCGTTTACTCACCTGGCTGGAAACGAGTTTGGCGGCGACgatgcgtctctgcgcgggccGGAGCTCTGTGAGTCTGCGACGGGGTTTGGCTTCGACGAAGCCGACCCaagcgcggggggcggccgTCCCTCCTCCGGAGGCGCTGGGTCAGGAGGCACGGAGCCCCTGTGCCCGCACGTGtcgcacgcgcctctgcagcgcggggAGGGTGGCAGTTCTCCAGGCTCGATGGCGGCCAAGACGGCCTCGTCGAATCCTTCCAGCACGTCCCCGCTGCTCCGGCCTGGCGGAGGGGGATACCCACGCCACGCGCCGCTCCACCTCGGAGgacggcggctgcctgcAGGCACATCGTTGACCGCTGCCGGGCAGGTTTggccgcgcggagctccACACGCGACTTACAACTCTGGGCGGGGTGTgcttccgcgcgccggcgaagaagactccgtcttcgcttctcgtAGCGTGGGCGCGTCCGCAATGGGGAGGCGAAACGGCGCAGCAGGGGGCGACTCGGCGCTCTCCTCAGGACCCCATTCGGAGCCTTTGGGGGGCTACGGGccgtccgcaggcgcggcgtcattgcggggcggcgcggttAGCGCGTTCTCTGGAGCTGGCAACCCGTCTCGAGGCGGTGACAGGCCCTTCGTTTCAGGTtcctcgcagctgccgagAGACGGGAGTGGAGGGGCTGCCAAGTCTCTAGCCGCTCCGTCGCACGTTGCGAATCGCCGCGGGAGCCATGCGAGCCGAAACGGAGTCGCGCGCTTGTCGCAGAGACGAaacagcagaggcgaagaccaAGAAGACGTCCCGTCGATGCCGTCGCCAGCGGggggagcgacgccgcgggggcCCAGTTGGCGAACGATGTTTGGTCCGAACGAGGAGGAACAGCGACGGCGGTTAGCGACACAGATGGTTTCAAGGATCAGCGTCAAGTCCATTCCAGATTATTTTAGCATGCAGCTCGCTGCAAACCTCAGAGGCGCTTCTTTCGGGAGTGCAGCCGCCATCCAAGCTGTTGCAGGGGGGTCATCTGCGCTcccggcctcctctgcgcccctCGGGGCCGGCTTTCTGTCTGTGAACCCTGCGGAGGGGTCGACCGGGCCTCTCCCGGCTCACGGGATCGACGCCTTCAACGTGAGCTCGTATGGCATTGCCGCAGGCGAATCCTCGGGTGGAGAGCGGAACGATGTTTCGGGAGCGCGGGACGAGACGGCCAGTCAGGATCCTGCGCAGCATCCTCTCTCCGCTATCTTTGGCGGAGGCAGCATTCCCTGTGGGGCGTTTCCGCCAGTcattcctcctcgtcttctcgcgtcgccctcagtCGGGCGAGCAGTGGCCAGtgtgctgcaggcgcagctgccacCAGTGTCTCCCGTCATGCAAGTCGCCCAGCGACACCTGGGCCTGATTTCCCCAGGCATAGAGCCGCATTTCTTGGGGCATGTCGCCGCGGGACTGGAAGTTGGCTTGACGAAACGAAGTCGTCCCACAGGCGCCTGTGGAGGTTCGCCGACAGCACGCAGTGGTGTTGATGGCTCCCTGCAGGATTTGTATCTTCCTCCGTTGGCCGCGCACCCTGCGCTGGATGCGGCGACTCCCGTGCCTTCCCCCACTTCTGCTGCCCTCGCGTCtccgaaggccgcgaagggaggagagagagaagaggggcggcaggaagacgcgctgtctctcgcctcggCAGAgcaggccttcgcctccagaAGGCCCTTTGCATTCAACCCTCAGGCTGCCGTCTTCCGGCCCTCCTGGGTCCCGGAGGTGGGGCGAAGTGACAGACAAGAagaggagccgcgccgccgcgagagccaCGAAAAGGTCAGCGCGCGGGAAGGCAGTGCAGCGAAGTatgacgcagagaaagacgcgaGGGCGCATACAAGCCAAGAGAACGGCGAACACAGCGCACACTCCCGAGCAAGGCCGGCGAAGACCAGCTGCCAGGCGAAAGTCAGGGAGGGTGGCAAGCCTGCATTGGCGCCTGCTCCAAATGCTGTgccggcagcggctccaGGAACAAAACTCACAGAGTGCGCGgggggcgtggcggcggGGAGCGAAGTCTTCGCAGATTCCGAAGACGGGCGGGTTTGA
- a CDS encoding tRNA dimethylallyltransferase (encoded by transcript BESB_073670) gives MDDPRLPAFLPVAERTRLLATSTRRHNPAGLQPRFVCGTRSNPVLQEGLSCQASSRRLWQARLSVFARPTQREPRTHMREAGVACTDSAGPQASLHAPPRALASTRDLSTSPVPLPGACLFSDAPLPLSRLRRSVSGWSPSSPSSAPASEPPVSSPPCLAATSAASASPPDAVLQSPVPPAASAPAPSSAEGAADASASNTLHVVYIIGPTGVGKTRLGVELCLALQQRGQPAEIISADSMQVYRGCDIATAKATAEEQKLVPHHLLDICDVGEHFSVLRFLRLATKKVSDLQARGVVPVVVGGTQLYLQHLLWRSLLDRYLDASESDKQHSASSRSRESLEKFSDAALYDKLKALDPERAAQLHPRDRRRVIRSIETTQSTGVPHSELMRREREASIQEGLRYPSCILWLDCRDGDIHQRRLETRVDQMLQHGLLRECGWVVDTLGVADRWLRSDARGGQPLNEDEEHARLPEGQRGQRDSTAEASGQKAEGEGCGKAASEESGNDQDEDAEEAGKKQPGVLQSIGYKEFVPLLLHQRHDEQLRGAASSSSPRSPPASLASGSSCRFGCPAGTLCPPTVASSAACLVLRSRQYAKKQRRWIINKFLLRQQNLPLYLLDTSNGENPHAWEKEIRDPATRIVEDFLRGAPFKEDHPYAAAAHLSDREKARRETLRALSQQGPDNPPQVGIDPWVDGGLNG, from the exons ATGGACGACCCACGCCTCCCCGCCTTTCTCCCTGTGGCGGAGCGAACGAGATTGCTCGCCACCTCCACACGCAGACACAACCCTGCAGGGCTCCAGCCGCGTTTCGTGTGCGGCACCCGTTCAAATCCGGTGCTCCAAGAAGGCCTCAGCTGTCAGGCGTCGAGTAGGCGTTTGTGGCAGGCTCGCCTCTCAGTTTTCGCGCGCCCAACACAGCGCGAGCCACGCACCCATATGCGAGAGGCGGGCGTCGCTTGCACTGACTCCGCGGGCCCCCAGGCTTCGTTACACGCTcccccgcgggcgctggccTCCACGCGCGACTTGTCTACATCGCCGGTTCCCTTGCCCGGTGCGTGTTTGTTTTCTGACGCGCCATTGCCTCTCTCCCGCCTCCGGCGTTCTGTGTCCGGCtggtctccctcctcgccctcctccgcacCCGCTTCTGAGCCCCCTGTTTCATCTCCGCCGTGCTTAGCCGCCActtctgccgcctctgcgtctccaccCGATGCGGTGCTGCAGTCGCCTGTACCccccgcggcttctgcgcccgcgccttcctcagcTGAAGGTGCCGCtgacgcgtccgcgtctAACACACTCCACGTGGTCTACATTATAGGCCCGACGGGGGTCGGGAAGACTCGCCTGGGCGTGGAGCTCTGCTTGGCGCTTCAGCAGCGGGGGCAACCAGCCGAAATCATCAGCGCAGACTCCATGCAG GTTTACCGGGGCTGCGACATCGCGACCGCGAAAGCTACGGCGGAGGAGCAGAAGCTCGTCCCGCACCATCTGCTTGACATCTGCGACGTGGGCGAGCACTTCAGCGTCCTCAGATTTCTCCGCTTGGCTACGAAGAAGGTGA GCGATTTGCAAGCCCGAGGCGTAGTCCCAGTTGTCGTGGGCGGGACGCAGCTGTATCTGCAGCACCTTTTGTGGCGCTCGCTGCTTGATCGCTATCTTGACGCGTCGGAGTCTGACAAGCAGCACtcagcgtcgtcgcgctctcgtgagt cgctgGAAAAATTCTCAGATGCCGCTCTGTACGACAAACTGAAGGCACTCGACCCAGAACGG GCGGCTCAACTGCACccgagagacaggcggcggGTCATTCGCAGCATCGAG ACAACTCAGAGTACCGGAGTCCCGCACAGCGAACTCATGCGGCGCGAACGAGAAGCCAGCATTCAAGAGGGGTTGAG GTACCCAAGCTGCATTCTCTGGCTCGACTGCAGAGACGGAGACATTCACCAGCGTAGACTCGAAACCCGGGTAGACCAGATGCTGCAG caTGGTCTCCTGCGAGAGTGCGGGTGGGTCGTGGACACTCTGGGCGTCGCAGACCGCTGGCtgcggagcgacgcgcgcggcggacagcCTTtgaacgaagacgaggaacaCGCGCGGCTGCCAGAAGGACAGAGGGGGCAAAGGGActcgacggcggaggcgagcgggcagaaggcggagggggaAGGCTGCGGGAAGGCGGCaagcgaagaaagcggaaaCGACCAGGACGAagacgctgaagaagcaggaaAGAAACAACCTGGCGTGCTCCAGAGCATAG GCTACAAGGAATTCGTCCCCCTTCTGCTTCACCAACGCCACGACGAGCAacttcgcggcgctgcctcgtcttcgtctcctcgctctccgccggcgtcgctcgcgtctggcTCGTCGTGTCGGTTTGGCTGCCCAGCGGGCACTCTGTGCCCTCCCACAGTGGCGTCGTCGGCTGCGTGCCTCGtgctgcggtcgcggcagTACGCGAAGAAGCAAAGGCGGTGGATTATAAACAAGTTCCTTCTCCGTCAACAGAATCTTCCTCTGTACCTTCTCGATACCAGCAACG GAGAGAATCCACACGCGTGGGAGAAGGAGATTCGAGATCCTGCTACCCGTATCGTGGAAG ACTTCTTGAGGGGCGCGCCTTTCAAGGAAGATCATCCGTACGCTGCGGCCGCACATCTCTCCG ACAGAGAAAAGGCACGGCGAGAGACGCTGAGGGCGCTCTCTCAGCAGGGGCCGGATAACCCGCCCCAGGTGGGAATAGACCCGTGGGTCGACGGCGGCTTGAACGGGTGA
- a CDS encoding splicing factor, CC1 family protein (encoded by transcript BESB_073680) translates to MGDLDFDEVEKLLDNRESGRDKDEGACRENDDASGNNERGDRSAASSKVAAGAPPRRGGPRGGDRSSRSRSPGAERSKGKNGQEDGRISRGGAGSKKGPDSMIKREKEGAYHRERPSGPGYGRRDEYDDRWRGRRGDDRYRGSGPSRPMRSRSRERRRSRSPYGGRSGGGRGRSPNSRRDEAMYMRMRREREEMRREREEMQKKQREDEQKKKEVEEARRDDLTVLVLNLCLKAEEKHIYEFFSTNAGKIRDIQLIRDQRSGTSKGVAYVEFYTQESVIKAMALNGIAFKGQPLRVQASMAEKNRAARAAKQQQAGGAAESAVVSIPMRVYVGGLVDNLAKLSEDELRMLFSPFGRITEIEVPKDANTGGLRGYAFVTYASAADAHEAMQHMNNFELLGQQLRVGYAADGVRGSATEGMLQQAAAAAALQQQQQLVPPPQVSHEAVLAQQLAAQAAAAKQGVQPVGLPEEKKETNDRDDDDGVLDDDDGDKGLIHGRDHKQALMQKLLNRDAAASSSSGSAATQAGFLRASNGALFADSTTGSCNVVLNNMFFPKDVNLKDDPHFFLDLGDDVRDECEKFGSVEKVWIDERNVDGKVWIRFAKPDQARAAFGALNGRYFAGKPISAEFISDSVWSSTCS, encoded by the exons ATGGGGGATCTCGACTTCGATGAGGTGGAGAAGCTTCTGGATAACCGGGAATCAGGCCGCGAtaaagacgaaggcgcgtgCCGAGAGAACGACGACGCCTCTGGGAACAACGAGCGAGGCGATAGgtctgcggcttcttcgaaggttgcggcaggcgcgccgcctcgccgtggtggccctcgcggaggcgatcGTAGTTCACGGTCTCGATCCCCAGGTGCAGAGAGAAGCAAGGGCAAGAATGGACAGGAGGACGGGCGGATCTCAAGAGGGGGTGCCGGCTCGAAGAAGGGACCCGATAGTATGATcaagcgagagaaggaaggggCATACCACAGGGAGCGTCCAAGCGGGCCCGGCTACGGCAGAAGAGATGAGTACGACGACCGATGGAGGGGTAGACGCGGCGATGATCGCTACAGGGGTAGTGGACCGTCGCGACCCatgcgcagcagaagcagagagaggagacgatcGCGCAGCCCGTACGGGGGTCGCTCGGGAGggggtcgcggccgcagcccaAATTCTCGTCGCGATGAAGCCATGTATATGAGGATGCGGCGCGAACGGGAAGAAATGAGGCGTGAACGGGAGGAGATGCAGAAGAAACAGCGGGAGGACgaacagaagaagaaagaggttGAAGAGGCCCGCCGCGATGACCTTACTGTGCTTGTACTGAATCTGTGCTTGAAAGCAGAGGAAAAACACATCTACGAATTCTTCTCGACAAACGCAGGGAAGATTCGGGACATCCAGCTCATCCGGGATCAGCGCTCGGGTACATCCAAAGGTGTTGCGTACGTCGAATTCTACACCCAAGAAAGCGTGATCAAAGCGATGGCTTTGAACGGGATTGCGTTCAAGGGTCAACCTCTTCGCGTACAGGCCTCAATGGCAGAAAAAAATCGTGCGGCTCGTGCCGccaagcagcagcaggcaggAGGAGCAGCTGAGTCGGCCGTCGTGAGCATCCCGATGCGAGTTTATGTAGGCGGGCTCGTCGATAACCTTGCGAAGCTATCGGAAGATGAACTGCGGATGTTGTTCAGTCCCTTTGGGCGTATCACCGAAATCGAAGTACCTAAGGACGCCAATACGGGAGGGCTACGTGGTTATGCGTTTGTGACGtacgcgtctgctgctgatGCCCACGAAGCAATGCAGCACATGAACAACTTCGAATTGCTCGGGCAGCAACTCAGAGTAGGCTATGCGGCGGATGGCGTCAGAGGTAGCGCAACCGAAGGAATGCTccagcaggcggcagcggcagctgcactCCAACAGCAACAGCAGTTGGTGCCGCCTCCTCAAGTCTCCCACGAAGCTGTCcttgcgcagcagctggcagcccaagctgctgctgcgaaaCAAGGTGTACAGCCTGTTGGGCTTcctgaggagaagaaagagaccaACGACAGAGACGATGATGATGGTGTTTTGGACGACGATGATGGAGACAAGGGTCTCATTCATGGGAGGGATCACAAGCAGGCGCTGATGCAGAAGCTGCTCAACCGTGATGCTGCCGCTTCTTCAAGCTCCGGGTCAGCTGCAACTCAA GCAGGGTTTCTCAGGGCGAGCAACGGGGCATTGTTTGCCGACAGTACGACGGGCAGCTGCAATGTCGTTCTGAACAATATGTTTTTCCCCAAAGATGTCAACTTGAAAGACGACCCGCATTTCTTCCTGGATCTCGGAGATGATGTGCGCGATGAGTGTGAGAAATTCGGCTCCGTAGAGAAAGTGTGGATTGACGAGCGGAATGTCGACGGCAAAGTCTGGATTAGGTTTGCGAAGCCGGACCAGGCTCGGGCTGCCTTCGGTGCTCTGAACGGAAGATATTTCGCAGGGAAGCCAATCAGTGCGGAATTCATCAGTGATTCGGTGTGGTCAAGTACCTGCTCGTAG